CATCCGTGCAATTGgtagtgtgaaacacgtcctcaaCAATGACAACCAAATATCTTCAAATTAGAATATTTAGTAGAAGGACTAGACCATATCTCATCGGGAGTTTTTGATTCAATCGTCGTAGATGGAGAACGATTCACCAAATGACAAGTTGTGTTGACTGCctcaacccaaaaatctttGGACAAGCTGGAGTTTGAAAGTTTACTACAGGCTTTCTCCAAGAGAGTCATTGTTATCTGTTCATCAACtctattttgttgtggagtgtgtCTAGCTGTAAGGTGCCTAACAATGCCTTCATTTTTGCAGAATGCTTCAAGTTCACCTCCATAAAATTTCATGCCATTGTAGTTCTGGCTCACTTTCTTTTCTTGcctatatttttctcaattagATTCTTCCATTGCTTGAAAGTGACAAACACCTCACTCTTTTACTTCAGAAAATAAATCCATATTTTTCTccaatatcatcaataaaggaGAGTAAGTACTGATCGGCACTACCTTTAGATGAAATAGGAGATGGGCGACAAAGATAACAATGAATGTAATCCACGGTGCCTTTGTTCtatggatttcttttttttttttttgttgataaaaTGGATATTACCCTTCATTGAGAGAGGACTTACAAAGTTGACTTGAAAAACAAGCCAATTACAATCGTTAGTAACTTCCCAGTACACTTTCGTGATtaacatggtctagtccagacaGTAAATCTCTAAAAACCTAGATCTTAGAGAAACTACCACCTCTGTCCACGACAGAGGTTACAAAGCCCCATACCCCCCGCTAAGCAGGGTAGGGTATAccaaaccccaccaaaaccCATCAACGCGGAGGGGGGACTACAACTCCATTCGGACCAAAGTCCGAAGGCACtactttttttggatttttatttaccTAGAAACTAGGTTACACAAAAGAAACTACAAAGAAAACACtgcacaaaaaagaaaaagcagtgCACAGAGGCTGCTATGGCGCGTGCAGTACACGCACCACTCTGGGAAGAGAACCGACAGTCGATCTTGGAGATCCCGAACTCATAGACTCCAAAAACACCGCGCGTGGCGTTGGCAGATGGCTCCCCGGTGGTGCGTGAAAGCCACGTGCTGAACGACGCCGGAACTTCGACCCACGCGTGCGGGCTACTCGCCGCTCCGTTTGGTGCCACATTCGGTTGTCTTGAAGATCGACGGCTGGACAACACCATAGTGGGGCGCGTGCTGACCTGTGGATTAGTTGTACTAAAATTGACTTTGCACTACTTTCCAACAGTCAGGCTTTCCTATCTTCTTATCACAAAGTATATAGCCCCTGCTTGCTCAAGATTTATAGACTATGCTTTATTTATTCAAGTTTGATTCAAGTTTCAACAGAAAGTGGGCTTAAAGTTCTCATTGAGCAGTTCATGACtgatttatttatgaaaatataatagcgtgattaatttgttaaataatataaaacccATTACTAAAATGTTTCAATTCTTCGTAAATTAATATTGATAGTCAGCTACTTAATTgtgttaatttattattcaagatatgagcttgtaaaagttaataaaactttaataaactatttatcatcaaataaattatttatattatatcttataatttgacaaattaatttaattgtgaTATTAGGTTTTCTTCTTATTGATTTGTAATAGGGCGGTGCTACTCCCACCGCTGGGAGCTCCCACAGGGGGGCTCCCACTAgttgttttgtgtattttttttttatgattttttttagatatattttttaatatttttaaatatttttaaaaaagtaaaaaaaattataatattattaaaaaatacttacttaatcattaaataaaaaaataaaaataaaataaaaagtaccaGCGGAAGATTCAGTGGGAAGATCCAGCGGAAatagtagcatttttctttttaatatttaagatattctaattgaaaataatattatatgaataattggAGTCCCAAACgagcaagtttttttttttttttttttttttggaggaaCCCAAACGAAGTCGACAAAAGCACTCGATCCTTGAATTGGAAAAGTTGCCCACCATAACTGGAAAATCTGTCTCTGACCCACCATATGTCTTTTTTTAACTGGTcagctctctgtctctctgagTTTCCAAAGCCTATCCTCGAAACAAACCTATTACGAGCCGATTCGATTCAGAAGTTGATCTGTTTGAAACCGAAACCTACTAGAATCGAAGACGTATGGCGAATCGTACATCCGATCTGGTGGGGCAAGTCCACCCAGCTCACGCGCTTGACCTCAACGCCTTGTTCAGCTACGCCTCCGCCAACGTCCCTggtttccctctctctcccactAATTTCACCGTCTCTCAGGTCCTCCGTCTCTCTTACTATTCCttgcttcttttttctctttcaaaatttttgatgGGGTTTTCTTGTGCGTTTGATCATATACATATAGTTTGGACACGGCCAATCGAACCCTACCTATCTCATGGATGTGAGCTCGGGGGATTATGCGAAACGGtatgttttgagaaagaagccCCCTGGGAAGCTGCTCGAGTCTGCTCATGCTGTGGAGAGAGAGTTTCAGGTGATTATGtatcatttataatatcatttttacttTGGTCTGGTTGCTCCGAAaagaaagtaataataatttttcaagatTTGAACTTAGGCTGCTATATAGCTGTTTGGCCTGGCTTGCTTGTAGTTTAGTGGCAAAACAATGTAATTCATGACGTTCCCGCTTCAATTATTGATGGCCCAGGTTCTCCGGGCACTGGGTGATCACACCCAAGTCCCGGTTCCGAAAGCTCTCTGCTTGTGTACCGACCCGAGTGTAATTGGAACTGCGTTTTACATCATGGAGTATTTGGATGGACGCATATTCATAGATCCCAGGCTGCCGGTATGTCATTTCGGCCTCAATGCTGCGTTTGATGTTGACTCGTGGAATGTAATTTAGCGTCAAGTCAGCTAAAATTGGTTTACGGCTGATTAGGGTGAAGCTCCGGAGAGGAGGAGGGCGATATATAAAGAAACTGCAAAAACTTTAGCTTCTCTACATTCTGCTAATGTTGATGCCATTGGCCTTGGAAAATATGGGCGCCGGGAAAACTATTGTAAGCGGCAGGTAATTTTCTAAAGAACAATTcctaatttgattttgttttatttacatGATGATATTGTACCTTGAAAAGCTGCTTAAAGAATGACTACCTGCTGCTTTGGGTCATGCACCAGTAAATAGTAATTATGGAACTGTCATCCAAAATGTACTAGAAAAGGAAACTAAAAACTTATCCCGTGATCTGAATTCTGTTCTTGTTTTAGGTAGAGAGGTGGGCTAAACAGTATATAGCTTCTACGGGCGATGGTAAACCTGAGAGAAATCTGAAGATGCTCCAGCTGGCTGATTGGCTACGGCAAAACATTCCTCTTGAAGATTCTTCAGGACCAATTGCAGGCCTAGTTCATGGAGACTTTCGCATTGATAATCTTGTATTTCATCCCATTGAGGTCTGgtacttcaaaaaaaattctgattgctttaatacatgtattttaTCCAGTGTGATTTGGGAATTTGGGTTTTCATTCAATCATTTGAATACAGGCAGTAAATTTTAATTCTTGtaactcataaatttcaaaatgtaTATTTATGGTTGGATCAGATAGGTCGTGTTATTACTTTCTATACTATAGTTGACTCTTAATGTGGGCAATGATCAGCACATGCTAACAGTATAGATGTTCTAGGTTGCACAACTAATCAGATATCCTTAATGGTGCAGGATCGAGTTATTGGCATTCTTGACTGGGAACTGTCTACTCTGGGGAACCAAATGTGTGATGTTGCATACAGCTGTTTGgtattaaaaatttgaagaaatcaCTTATCAGCATGGAAAGAGACTTTCTATAATTGTACTTATTAACTGTGTGTTAAAACTGTTCTCTCTTAACCTCTGATTTCAATGATTGGAATACTTCTGGTtggcaattttatttatttggctTCAGTACACTAGTATGGTAACATACCTGATCTACCTCCTATCCTATACAACACCCAATTGAAACATTGGTAGTTAGTCTCAAATCGAACCATATAACAATTAGGTGCTCattaaatttcatttacaaCTCAATTGttactttctttctttgcaGCATTATATTGTGGATGCTGACCTTGGAAAGGCACAACCGAATCAAGGAATGGAACTTACTGGAACTCCAGACGGGATTCCTTCACAGGCAGAATTTTTGGCAGAATACTGCTCTGCGGCTGTAAGtcaagtatatattataattattgaaTTGAGGTCTGTATGCTCATTTgcccattttcatttttacttataaaaaaattccacTATAGAAGAAATTCAGGAAATCATCAAGAAATTGATTATTTAGATTTTCAAGATAACAGCCAGTGAGGGTTTTTGGAAAGGAAGTAACAATACTCCATCACTCATTAAGGCTTTACAGAGTAAATATGTGATgcataaaatttcttgattgaaTATAAGTGACCATACGGCGTGTTTTAATTCCATTACTAGCTAGACTGATGGATTCTACAcccttatattttctttgttattaTGTGCTATCAATAGTCATCCTGTGTGCTCTATTAAATGGTTGTAGCGGGTAAATCAGATGTTTTTTTTCCGCTAAACTTGCTTAAAGGACTCACTCTGGACACATGGGCAATGCAGAGGAGACCGTGGCCTGTTTGCTGAGTGGAAGTTCTATATTGCCTTTTCCTTGTTCCGTGGGGCATCAATCTATGCAGGAGTATACGATAGATGGATAATGGTATCTTCTCAAATGTTGAATAGGCGAAAAAGGTGTTGTCATGGGAAGTGAACACATCAGGATAATATGTCCTCTATTATGACAATGTAGGGTAATGCTTCAGGAGGTAAGCGTGCCCAAGCTGCAGGAAAAATAGCTAATGGGTTTATCGACTCTGCATGGGCATTCATTCAACGAGAATCTGTGCTTCCTGAGCATCCTCCATCTGGTACCAtaccaatttaatatattttgtcagCCTTCAACTTAAACAATTTTTTCAGCACACTGATAAATTGGTTTTATCGGATTGAAAGATAGTAACTCGCCCAGATTGTTTATATTACCCAAAGCTATTGCCTGagcttttttttccttttgataaacCAGCTCCAATTCCACAAGACTATTTGAAACTATCTGGAAATGAGAATAAAGATCAAGGAATTTCAAATGGAGGGGGCAGGTTTGTTCCTAGTAAAAAGGTGCTGGAATTGAGAAATAGATTGATCAAGTTCATGGACGATCACATATATCCTATGGAAAATGAGTTTAACAAACTTGCCCAGTCTACCTCACGTTGGACAGTGCATCCAGAAGAGGAGAAGTTAAAAGAGCTAGCAAAGAAGGAAGGCTTGTGGAACCTATGGATACCTGTACGTCTTAATTTTTATTCACGTCCCTACATTCTAtacttatttattgttttttgaaGTTTATACATTTTACGTGAGCAGTTTGTTATTGTGTTTGTAGAAAAGTTGACATTCTTGCTATTGAACATATTTCACTTTTACCTTTGTGTTTTGTGTGCAGTCCGATAGTGCCGTTAGGGCAAGAAAGCTGATTTTTGATGGGAGCAACCATGCACTCCCACAAGGTGTACATGATCACTTACTGGGTGTGGGCCTGTCAAACCTTGAATATGGATATCTTTGTGAAATCATGGGTCGTTCCATTTGGGCTCCACAGGTGTTCAACTGTGGAGCACCTGACACTGGAAATATGGAGGTATATGAAACTTTCTGATTCTTTAAGGTTCACGTATGGTAAGTTTATCAGGTTATTGATAGTTGGCGAATCACACCTTTGAATATTTTCGAATCTGTGAGATTAATGATATGGTTGAGgttttcttcaagaaaaatgTCTACTGCATGTATGTTTCGCACCATCAGGttatcaaaatttacttttcattttagGTATTGTTGCGTTATGGAAATAAAGAACAACTAAATGAATGGCTTATTCCCTTGCTCGAGGGTAAGATTCGGTCTGGATTTGCAATGACAGAGCCACAAATTGCATCTTCTGATGCTACCAATATTGAATCTTCTATTAAGAGGTAGTAGGAAGCAGCTTTCAGTAATGGGATATAACTATATATGACACATGCCTATTTGTCGTGACTGGTTGTTCACTCTGTGCACAGAGAAGGAGATTTGTATGTCATTAATGGGACAAAGTGGTGGACCAGTGGGGCCATGGATCCGAGGTGCAGACTTCTCATAGTCATGGTTAGTTCTTGTTCAGCATAGTGATAAAAAAGTCCAAATGATTATTCATGCGGTTGAAAATGTGTGATCTGAACAATATACAGAggaaaactgatttttttttttttttttacgagtacAGGGAAAAACTGACTTCACCACAGCTAAGCATAAGCAGCAATCTATGATCTTAGTGGATATCCAGACTCCAGGTGTATGTGTAAAGAGACCCCTTCTAGTCTTTGGATTTGATGATGCACCTCATGGGCATGCAGAAGTATCATTTGAGAATGTACATGTGCCAGCAAAGAATATTCTGTTGGGAGAAGGGCGCGGATTTGAGATTGCGCAGGTAAGAGTTGTTCAGCGCCTTCCCGAGTAACCAACTGCTTGCAGTTTCTAGGCAACCAAATTGTAATAGTACATGGAATTTTGAACAAACTTTGCATTTCTATAAGCTTCAACAAATTCATTTCTTATGAcataatttgagattttggcgAGCTAACATGTTACTGGCTGTTTATTGTGTTTTGGAATTGTTGTTTCTGAAATTCATCCACTGAAATTAGAAATGATTGATAATTGTGAAGGCATAGATATTATTTTGAGAGTGATTGACAGTTGGGTTTTgtgaataaaaatatgtatagtTTACCGTGTACTGAGCTCCCTGTTGGTGGAACCACTTGATATCTTTCTGCACTCGCTTACTTGCAGGGTAGGCTAGGCCCAGGAAGGCTGCACCACTGCATGAGACTGATTGGTGCTGCTGAGCGTGGCATGCAGATGATGGCTCAAAGGGCTCTCAGTAGAAGAGTGTTTGGGAAGTTGATAGCAGAGCAAGGTTCATTCCTTTCGAATATTGCTAAGGTATAATGATTCTAGTCCCTGCCATAAAGTAATGGAGATATTTTATGTTGTTATACACCACAAAATGGAAGTGATAGTTCAAGCTTAAATCAGTGTAGAGGACCAATTATTCCAATGGATTAATGATCCAAAAAGTAGAAATAGATTTTACGTTGAACTTCTAGTGGTACACCTTTCTATTATCAGATGCTATTAGGTTTTCCTCCTGGCCATTATGTATACATAGCAACCTTCCTAAATTGGCTTTGTCGTTCAGTGTCGGATAGAGCTGGAGCAAGCCAGGTTGTTGGTTCTTGAAGCAGCTGACCAGCTTGACAGGCTTGGAAACAAAAAAGCCCGCGGGACAATAGCAATGGCCAAGGTAATGGTTTGTTGTAAAATACAACGTGACAGAATCAAATCTTggattattgttattttggtaGTGATCCGATATGCTATTAAGTTactgagtttttattttaaaaacggCCTGGCGGAATGTGGAGCAGGTAGCAGCTCCAAACATGGCATTGAAGGTGCTTGACATGGCAATGCAAGTGCATGGTGCAGCTGGTTTATCCTCTGACACTGTACTGGCACATCTCTGGGCCACGGCAAGAACCTTGCGAATCGCAGATGGCCCCGATGAAGTCCATTTGGGCACTATTGCCAAGTTAGAACTGCAGAGAGCTAAGCTTTGAAAGTTTTGAAGTGAATTTCTCTAAGCAGAATcccttgttttctaattttactGTTGATTGAAATAAGAAAGGCGAGAATAATCTGAAGGGGAGGGCACTGTAGTTGTCCCCGCAACGACAGCCTGAGACAGACCCAAAAAAAAGTTGATTACTTGATGGTAGAATATTGTATCcgtttgtaaaataatataaagactGATTTGGCATATATGGTGAAATCCAGCTTCAAGTAAAGAGTCATAACAGACCTCTCTTGTGTGCAACAATGTCGAACGCTGCTGTCTGGTTGTTGACTGAAGATTAATTGAGGAATCCAAATTACAAGTTGAGAGCTGGAAAAGTAGGTCATTGAATTCTACCGAGCTTCCTTTGTTAGTGGGCCTCCCTACCATCCCACACTCCCTTCCACGGCAACCACCAGTACCGTGCCTAGCCTCTGCCGTCAGTCATGCATTGAGCATGCTCCACCACAATTCAGGTTTCTTGCATCCGTTATCTTTTCTGCTTTCCCATCTCGCTGGAAGTTGCTCCTTTGTCCAAGCCTAAGGTAGTGGAGCTCTTCAACAAGCATCTCACAGCAATTGcaatataagataaaaataaatacccGTTAAACTCATAAAATACGCAacctttaacatccaaacaaaaaattattcacgACAAAAGTGAAAGCaaaagggaaggagagggaggtGTTCCTTGCTCTATGAAACCGGCACCACGCTGTGCCCTCCGATTCTAGGATCCACATAGCCCAAGGCCTTTGCCCGAGTCACATGGTTCAAACTTCCAACTCTCGTCTTGGGTCGGGCGAGCCAGTATTGCCATTGAGTGGGAACACATTCCGACCACATTAATTTCCTTCGCTCGGCACATTCCGAGTGGTAAAAGAGTCCTgatttctttagatttttggGTTCTGTTTCTGGAAACTCATGCAGTGCTTTGAATTTGGCAGAGATTTGAGAATAATTAATGTTGCTCATCAGACTGGTTGTGAAAATTATACCGAGCGCTTGAAATCCCATCCCATGCCAGCTGCTTCTTCATGGGAAAAAATCACTTGAAGTCgtgatattttttagataacTTTGATAATTGTGTGATACAAAGGTTGaaaaaactttataatatacATTAATTGTCACGCTCCAATTAGACCCTTCTGAAAGAGGCCACATCATATATAGTCAGTAAGATCAGATACTTCCGTGCATATATGTAAAAAGCTTTAATCAGAAGTTGGGATCAAATTGAGGGTAATTTCTATTGTAATGGACCGACGTCTaaacttgaaaatttaatttcttgcagCAGCAAAAGCAATTCAAAAATTCATCATGCATGAGGATAAACAACGAATTAAGTTGTTTTCTTTGATCTTAAGCTCAAAGAAAGATgaaagagtaattttacatacaactgtgaagtgtgtaaacgccgcgtaatcactttgaaaaagagtgaggttcactattaaatttttttttttttttttatataggtcccatgttttattcacttttttcaaagtgattatatgGTGATTGCGcaattcacggttgcaaatatcttttctcatatatcaacctatcattttttttagactCTGCAATTTCAATCACAACCTTAATTGCTGTCATGATTGTTCCACATGATGAGTACTCATGTAATATTCTTTTTGGTTGATCTTAATGGCTATATCTAAAATAAGGGTATAAATCGTCGAAAAATGGTTGTCATTGGTCCAATTAGTCGTTAGTCTTGATAATGTGGGGgatacaaattaaattaaaaagaatggtaatgtaatttttcctaaaatttaaataatttttattaatagttataattTGAAAGCCTCAaccagaaagaaaataatagtagCTAGTAGTTGGATGGATGATTATGCGcaaaaaatggaacaaaaataaacaGTAGTGGCTAAGATTAATGCGAGGCTCAAGCAGCTCTCAAATTTGGAAAACATTTGTAACTAACGATCTATTTTTGTGAGGACATTTCTACCACACGTTTGTAACGATCTTTTGGGTTGACCTCtccttttaatttaaatatgcCTCCATcgacaaaatataatatgtcaGAGCAAGGGGCATCATAAACCCTGCCCAAAAAAGACTGCCCCAGCAGCTCTGTAGTGTGTTTTTCATTtgaaggtacgtacgtacgttgcATGCTATCTTGTATTGTAATAGTATGATCAAAGGAATAAacctaaaataaatagaaacagaaatatatatatatatatatatatatatatatatatatatacacacacgcacaTGCATCTTAATTACtaattgttcttatttttgtttttccctcagtgatttataagaaaaaacatttaaaaaaatggctTTTGGAGGATACAATGATGTATCCAACCATGGACAccagaagaaaaacaagaagtATGCCATTATTGGCGTCTCGTCCCTTTTGCTGGTGGCCATGGTAGCTGCTGTGGCCGTCGGCGCGACTCGTAACAAGGCTGATGGATCCTCTAAATCTGATGGCAATGGTGAGGTTTCAACATCAATGAAGGCAGTTAAGGCCATTTGCCAGCCCACTGATTATAAAGAAACCTGCGAGAAAAGCTTGTCCTCGGCGGCTGGGAACGTCACCGACcctaaagagcttatcaagatcGGCTTCCATGTCACAGTTCAGGAAATTCATGCAGCAATTACAAACTCCACCACATTAAAAAATCTAGCCAAGGACCCCAGAGCATCTCAAGCCTTGGAGAACTGCAAAGAGCTCCTTGACTATGCCGTCGATGATCTCCAGGAGTCTTTCGACAAGATCGGTGCCTTCGACGTCAGCAAGCTCGACGATTACGTTGCCGACCTCAAGGTCTGGCTTAGTGGTGCAATCACCTACGAGCAGACTTGCTTGGATGGGTTCGAGAACACCACGGGTGATGCCGGGGACAAGATGAAGGAGGTTTTGAAGACTACACAAGAACTCACCAAGAATGGCCTTGCCATGGTGACCGAGATCTCGAATGTCTTGACCAATCTTCAAATTCCAGGGTTGAACCGGAGGCTTCTTTGGGATGAGGATCCTAGTGGAGCCGGCTTCCGTAAAACATATGATGAACCACATGATAAGGACCCAACGTCCACTAATCGACAGCTACTTTGGGATAATGGAAGTGGCTTCGACGAAGGGGTCGCTGACCCGCAGAGGAAGCCCTTGAAGTCCACCAACCGGCAGCTT
Above is a genomic segment from Juglans microcarpa x Juglans regia isolate MS1-56 chromosome 1D, Jm3101_v1.0, whole genome shotgun sequence containing:
- the LOC121256387 gene encoding LOW QUALITY PROTEIN: probable acyl-CoA dehydrogenase IBR3 (The sequence of the model RefSeq protein was modified relative to this genomic sequence to represent the inferred CDS: deleted 1 base in 1 codon), which translates into the protein MANRTSDLVGQVHPAHALDLNALFSYASANVPGFPLSPTNFTVSQFGHGQSNPTYLMDVSSGDYAKRYVLRKKPPGKLLESAHAVEREFQVLRALGDHTQVPVPKALCLCTDPSVIGTAFYIMEYLDGRIFIDPRLPGEAPERRRAIYKETAKTLASLHSANVDAIGLGKYGRRENYCKRQVERWAKQYIASTGDGKPERNLKMLQLADWLRQNIPLEDSSGPIAGLVHGDFRIDNLVFHPIEDRVIGILDWELSTLGNQMCDVAYSCLHYIVDADLGKAQPNQGMELTGTPDGIPSQAEFLAEYCSAARRPWPVAEWKFYIAFSLFRGASIYAGVYDRWIMGNASGGKRAQAAGKIANGFIDSAWAFIQRESVLPEHPPSAPIPQDYLKLSGNENKDQGISNGGGRFVPSKKVLELRNRLIKFMDDHIYPMENEFNKLAQSTSRWTVHPEEEKLKELAKKEGLWNLWIPSDSAVRARKLIFDGSNHALPQGVHDHLLGVGLSNLEYGYLCEIMGRSIWAPQVFNCGAPDTGNMEVLLRYGNKEQLNEWLIPLLEGKIRSGFAMTEPQIASSDATNIESSIKREGDLYVINGTKWWTSGAMDPRCRLLIVMGKTDFTTAKHKQQSMILVDIQTPGVCVKRPLLVFGFDDAPHGHAEVSFENVHVPAKNILLGEGRGFEIAQGRLGPGRLHHCMRLIGAAERGMQMMAQRALSRRVFGKLIAEQGSFLSNIAKCRIELEQARLLVLEAADQLDRLGNKKARGTIAMAKVAAPNMALKVLDMAMQVHGAAGLSSDTVLAHLWATARTLRIADGPDEVHLGTIAKLELQRAKL